One genomic region from Arthrobacter sp. YN encodes:
- a CDS encoding MFS transporter, with translation MSRQLADASASAETTLETTLEAEKASFLKQPKAVWATALAAVFAFMGIGLVDPILPAIAKNLEASTSEVSLLFTSYFLVTAIAMLISGFVSSRIGGKKTLLIGLAIIVVFASLSGLAGSVEQLVGFRAGWGLGNALFVATALAVIVGVASGGTGTAIILYEAALGLGISLGPLLGALLGGWQWRAPFFGTAVLMAAAFVALLALLPKTPAPAKKSRLRDPLLALGYKGLRTTAASALFYNYGFFTILAFTPFILGMDAYGIGGVFFGWGVAVAVFSVFVAPVLQKRFGAVKVLTGTLAVLMLDLVGLGLAAGHSVTAVVVLVIVAGALLGINNTVYTELAMGVSDSPRPVASAGYNFVRWMGGALAPFAAAQLGEHFGPQVPFFAGAAAMVVAIVISVCGREYLTAHEPHLV, from the coding sequence ATGTCACGCCAGTTGGCTGACGCTTCAGCAAGCGCCGAAACAACCCTCGAAACCACCCTGGAGGCTGAAAAAGCTTCCTTCCTCAAGCAGCCAAAGGCAGTGTGGGCCACCGCCCTCGCCGCAGTTTTTGCCTTCATGGGCATTGGCCTGGTTGACCCCATCCTGCCGGCAATTGCCAAGAATCTTGAGGCGTCCACCAGTGAAGTGTCGCTGCTGTTCACCAGCTACTTCCTGGTGACGGCCATCGCCATGTTGATCAGTGGTTTCGTGTCGTCAAGGATCGGTGGCAAGAAAACGTTGCTGATCGGCCTGGCTATCATCGTGGTGTTCGCATCGTTGTCAGGCCTTGCCGGCAGCGTTGAACAATTGGTCGGGTTCCGCGCGGGCTGGGGTCTCGGTAATGCCCTGTTCGTTGCGACGGCCCTTGCCGTGATCGTCGGCGTGGCCAGCGGTGGAACCGGCACGGCCATCATCCTTTACGAAGCAGCCCTGGGCCTGGGCATCTCGCTCGGCCCACTCTTGGGCGCACTCCTTGGCGGGTGGCAGTGGCGCGCCCCGTTCTTTGGTACCGCTGTCCTCATGGCGGCAGCCTTCGTGGCACTTCTGGCTCTCCTGCCGAAGACGCCCGCTCCGGCAAAGAAGTCCCGCTTGCGTGACCCGCTCCTGGCATTGGGCTACAAGGGACTCCGCACCACTGCAGCCAGTGCGCTGTTCTACAACTACGGGTTCTTCACCATTCTTGCCTTCACGCCCTTCATCCTGGGCATGGACGCATACGGAATCGGGGGAGTGTTCTTCGGATGGGGTGTCGCCGTCGCTGTTTTCTCGGTATTCGTTGCTCCCGTACTGCAGAAGCGCTTCGGCGCAGTGAAGGTCCTGACTGGCACGCTGGCTGTCCTCATGCTTGACCTGGTGGGGCTGGGGCTGGCCGCAGGGCACTCGGTGACTGCCGTCGTCGTGCTTGTCATCGTGGCTGGTGCACTGCTGGGCATCAACAACACTGTCTACACCGAACTGGCCATGGGCGTTTCTGATTCGCCGCGTCCTGTCGCTTCGGCGGGCTACAACTTTGTGCGCTGGATGGGCGGTGCGCTGGCTCCCTTCGCGGCGGCTCAGCTCGGCGAGCACTTCGGGCCGCAGGTTCCGTTCTTTGCCGGCGCGGCTGCCATGGTGGTCGCGATCGTCATTTCCGTCTGTGGTCGTGAGTACCTGACAGCGCATGAGCCGCACCTCGTGTAG
- a CDS encoding ABC transporter substrate-binding protein, with translation MKKYLTGFTLAAVAAITLSACGGGDPMSSSNTAAAGASGDSIIVGSADFPESQLIAKIYAEALKAKGVEVTEKPSIGSREVTIPALKDGSIDLMPEYGGALLQYLDSATKAVSSEDVAKELTTKIPAGLTVLTASEAEDKDVLTVKKEIADQYKLKTIEDLQPVAKELVLGGPPEWKTRLNGVAGLKSVYNLEFKEFSALDAGGPLTLNALLSGQVQVADLFSTDPALAENNLVALEDNKNLFLSENIVPVINEKKSTDTIKETLDKVSAALTTEDLIKMNGRVAKFEDIGEIAKEWLKTKNLG, from the coding sequence ATGAAGAAGTACCTCACCGGATTCACCCTGGCAGCCGTTGCTGCCATCACCCTGAGCGCCTGTGGCGGCGGGGACCCCATGAGCTCGTCGAACACCGCCGCGGCGGGTGCTTCGGGGGACAGCATTATCGTCGGTTCCGCGGACTTCCCGGAAAGCCAGCTGATCGCCAAGATCTACGCCGAAGCGCTTAAGGCCAAAGGCGTCGAGGTCACCGAGAAGCCGAGCATCGGCAGTCGCGAGGTGACTATCCCCGCACTGAAGGACGGTTCCATCGACCTCATGCCGGAATACGGCGGCGCACTCCTGCAGTACCTCGACTCCGCCACCAAGGCCGTCTCCTCCGAGGATGTCGCCAAGGAACTGACCACCAAGATCCCGGCCGGCCTGACAGTACTGACTGCTTCCGAAGCGGAGGATAAGGATGTCCTCACCGTCAAGAAGGAAATCGCCGATCAGTACAAGCTGAAGACCATCGAAGACCTTCAGCCCGTCGCCAAGGAGCTCGTGTTGGGCGGCCCGCCGGAGTGGAAGACCCGCCTCAACGGCGTTGCCGGTCTTAAGTCGGTCTACAACCTGGAGTTCAAGGAATTTTCAGCGCTCGACGCCGGTGGTCCGCTCACGCTGAACGCCCTCCTTTCCGGTCAGGTACAGGTAGCTGACCTCTTCAGCACCGATCCCGCCCTGGCGGAAAACAACCTCGTGGCGCTTGAAGACAACAAGAACCTCTTCCTCTCTGAGAACATCGTGCCGGTCATCAACGAGAAGAAGTCCACGGACACCATCAAGGAAACGCTGGATAAGGTCTCCGCTGCGTTGACCACCGAGGATCTCATCAAGATGAACGGCCGCGTGGCCAAGTTCGAGGACATCGGCGAAATCGCCAAGGAATGGCTCAAGACCAAGAACCTGGGCTAA
- a CDS encoding sugar porter family MFS transporter — MSSSSTEGAPPVSRKVIGLAVAGAVGGFLFGFDSSVVNGAVDAMADEFVMSEALTGFAVAVALLGCAAGAYFAGKIADRYGRIPAMKIGALLFLVSAIGTGLAFSVWDLIFWRLVGGLGIGLASVIAPAYISEISPRHVRGRLASLQQLAITTGIFAALLSDAVLANSAGGAGGTLWLGIEAWRWMFIACAVPAAVYGWIAYRLPESPHFLVLNGKEDQARTIFDKLIPGDDIERHIREIRDSIQQEKLSTKKGSLRGNRFGLLPVVWIGIILSVLQQFVGINVIFYYSTTLWKAVGFQEKDSLTISVATSVTNILVTLVAIALVDRIGRRPILLTGSIGMAVSLGVMALAFSSATGSGSEITLPGAWGPVALVAANVFVISFGASWGPLVWVLLGEIFPSRIRARALGLAAAAQWIANFAITLSFPVMAAGSLPLTYAMYAAFAAASFFFVMFKVPETNGMSLEQAETLFVPKGAPVAPLPVASDESK, encoded by the coding sequence ATGTCCAGTTCCAGCACCGAAGGCGCGCCCCCCGTTTCGCGGAAAGTGATCGGCCTGGCCGTCGCCGGCGCGGTGGGCGGTTTCCTCTTCGGTTTCGATTCCTCCGTGGTCAACGGCGCCGTGGACGCGATGGCGGACGAGTTCGTCATGAGCGAGGCATTGACCGGCTTCGCCGTTGCTGTTGCGTTGCTGGGGTGCGCCGCCGGTGCCTACTTTGCCGGGAAGATTGCCGACCGCTACGGACGCATCCCGGCCATGAAGATCGGCGCTCTGCTGTTCCTGGTGAGCGCCATCGGCACAGGCCTTGCCTTCAGCGTATGGGACCTGATTTTCTGGCGGCTGGTCGGCGGCCTGGGCATCGGCCTTGCCTCGGTCATTGCTCCCGCATACATCTCCGAGATTTCGCCCCGCCACGTGCGTGGCCGTCTGGCTTCGCTCCAGCAACTCGCCATCACTACAGGCATCTTCGCCGCGCTGCTCTCTGACGCAGTTCTTGCCAACTCGGCAGGCGGCGCCGGCGGCACGTTGTGGCTTGGTATCGAGGCGTGGCGTTGGATGTTTATCGCCTGCGCCGTTCCGGCAGCCGTGTACGGCTGGATCGCTTACCGTTTGCCCGAGTCCCCTCACTTCCTGGTGCTCAACGGCAAGGAAGACCAGGCCCGCACTATCTTCGACAAGCTCATCCCCGGCGACGACATCGAGCGGCACATCCGCGAGATCCGCGATTCCATCCAGCAGGAAAAGCTCTCCACCAAGAAGGGCTCCCTGCGCGGCAACAGGTTCGGCCTGCTGCCAGTCGTGTGGATCGGCATCATCCTGTCCGTGCTGCAGCAGTTCGTCGGCATCAACGTCATCTTCTACTACTCCACCACGCTGTGGAAGGCTGTCGGGTTCCAGGAAAAGGACTCCCTCACGATCTCCGTCGCCACGTCCGTAACCAACATCCTGGTGACCCTCGTGGCCATCGCCTTGGTGGACCGCATTGGACGACGACCCATTCTGCTCACCGGCTCCATCGGCATGGCCGTATCCCTGGGCGTCATGGCGCTGGCCTTCTCTTCAGCAACCGGGTCCGGCTCGGAAATCACGCTTCCCGGCGCTTGGGGCCCTGTTGCTTTGGTTGCCGCCAACGTGTTCGTGATCAGCTTCGGTGCCTCGTGGGGTCCGCTCGTGTGGGTGCTGCTGGGTGAGATCTTCCCGTCCCGCATCCGAGCCCGCGCTCTGGGCCTTGCTGCCGCCGCTCAGTGGATCGCGAACTTCGCCATCACGCTCAGCTTCCCCGTCATGGCAGCAGGTTCACTCCCGCTGACGTACGCCATGTACGCGGCGTTCGCTGCGGCGTCGTTCTTCTTTGTGATGTTCAAGGTTCCCGAGACGAACGGCATGTCCCTGGAGCAGGCCGAAACGTTGTTCGTTCCCAAGGGCGCGCCAGTGGCGCCGTTGCCGGTGGCTTCCGACGAATCCAAGTAG
- a CDS encoding formimidoylglutamate deiminase, with protein MNAFWCETAVIAINDGDGGHTEVATGVRVETSDGRISAIHAGVQPLPDDTTLAGVAFPAAANAHSHAFHRILRGRTHDGHGDFWVWREQMYRSASELTPEKYQKLATAVFAEMVVSGFSSVAEFHYVHHQPAGAPYAEPHAMELALARAAVSAGIRLTLLDTLYLTGGIGTPLSRDQARFGDADALAWLDRLSSLRAAIAEEFPPEVVGVGAALHSVRAVPEEALKIVAEQLPRDIPLHIHLSEQPAENDACMEAYGTTPTGLLERHGLLSSRLSAVHSTHLTQEDIALLGGASTTVVMCPTTEADLADGIGPARELCDAGATIALGTDQHAVIDPWIEMRTLEQGERLGSGQRGRFSPGELLAAATEGATHSMATPIAPQALQVGGVCDIMVINPASTRTAGSRPMQLAFSATASDVTQVVIGGELIASNGVHAGLGAPGALLTEALKEFS; from the coding sequence GTGAACGCCTTCTGGTGTGAGACGGCCGTCATCGCCATCAATGACGGCGACGGCGGCCATACAGAGGTTGCCACCGGCGTACGTGTCGAAACCAGCGATGGCCGCATCTCCGCCATCCACGCCGGCGTTCAGCCCCTGCCCGACGACACAACGCTGGCGGGCGTCGCCTTCCCCGCAGCTGCGAACGCACACTCCCACGCCTTCCACAGGATCCTTCGCGGAAGAACCCACGATGGACACGGAGATTTCTGGGTGTGGCGGGAGCAAATGTACCGGAGCGCGTCCGAGCTGACTCCTGAGAAGTACCAGAAGCTCGCTACCGCCGTCTTCGCCGAAATGGTAGTCAGCGGATTCAGCAGCGTCGCCGAATTCCATTACGTCCATCATCAACCCGCAGGCGCGCCCTATGCGGAGCCACATGCCATGGAGCTGGCCCTTGCCCGGGCAGCCGTGTCTGCCGGGATCCGGCTCACACTTTTGGACACGCTGTATCTGACGGGCGGAATTGGCACCCCTCTGAGCCGTGACCAAGCCAGGTTCGGGGACGCGGATGCCCTGGCTTGGTTGGACCGGCTGTCCTCCCTTCGGGCTGCGATAGCAGAGGAGTTTCCGCCCGAGGTGGTGGGTGTCGGAGCTGCCCTGCATTCCGTCCGCGCGGTGCCGGAAGAAGCCCTGAAAATCGTTGCCGAGCAGCTACCCAGGGACATTCCGCTTCACATCCACCTGAGCGAACAACCTGCTGAAAATGACGCATGCATGGAGGCATACGGCACCACTCCGACCGGACTCTTGGAACGCCACGGCCTCTTGTCTTCCAGACTTTCAGCTGTCCATTCCACGCACCTGACCCAGGAAGACATCGCTTTGCTCGGCGGAGCGTCCACCACCGTGGTGATGTGTCCGACCACGGAAGCCGATCTCGCAGACGGGATCGGCCCTGCCCGGGAACTCTGCGACGCAGGAGCCACCATCGCCCTGGGCACTGACCAGCATGCGGTGATCGACCCTTGGATTGAAATGCGCACCTTGGAACAAGGGGAACGGCTGGGCAGCGGGCAACGCGGAAGGTTCTCGCCCGGAGAGCTGCTGGCCGCGGCCACTGAAGGAGCCACTCATTCCATGGCCACCCCCATAGCCCCACAGGCCCTGCAGGTGGGCGGGGTTTGCGACATCATGGTCATCAATCCCGCCTCCACCCGGACCGCGGGATCCCGGCCCATGCAGCTGGCTTTCAGCGCGACGGCGAGTGATGTCACGCAGGTGGTCATCGGTGGTGAACTGATCGCCTCGAACGGGGTGCACGCGGGTCTTGGGGCTCCAGGGGCCCTCCTGACCGAAGCACTCAAGGAGTTCTCCTAA
- a CDS encoding ATP-binding cassette domain-containing protein, with product MIKFENVTKAYPDGTVAVDGLNLEAPTGKLTILVGPSGCGKTTSLRMINRLIEPTSGTIYLDDQPTSGMDAALLRRRIGYVIQHAGLFPHKTIVDNVSTMPLLLGESRQKARTKALELMERVGLPASFAKRYPWQLSGGQQQRVGVARALASDPAFMLMDEPFSAVDPVVRAQLQEEFLRLQREIGKTIIMVTHDIDEALKLGDQVAVMRVGGKLAQMASPSELLTAPADEFVADFVGRDRGYRSLGFTKTAGTVAIGEEAVVQLGASADEARAKALGAWVLVVDGGRKPLGWAQPQLLNGEVKRENLNLSGIPAAASGTMRQLLDAALSSPSRRGVVVNEHGELIGTVSATDVVKAIEAEPHLETI from the coding sequence ATGATCAAATTTGAAAATGTCACCAAGGCGTACCCTGACGGTACGGTGGCAGTCGACGGCCTCAACCTGGAGGCTCCCACCGGAAAGTTGACCATTCTTGTTGGTCCTTCCGGATGCGGCAAGACCACTTCCCTGAGGATGATCAACCGCCTCATCGAACCCACCAGCGGCACCATCTACCTGGATGATCAGCCCACCTCCGGCATGGACGCAGCGTTGCTCCGCCGCAGGATCGGTTACGTCATCCAGCACGCAGGACTCTTCCCGCACAAGACCATCGTTGACAATGTGTCCACCATGCCGCTCCTGCTCGGGGAAAGCCGCCAAAAGGCCCGGACCAAGGCGCTCGAATTGATGGAGCGCGTTGGATTGCCCGCGAGCTTCGCCAAGCGTTATCCCTGGCAGCTCTCCGGCGGACAGCAGCAGCGCGTCGGTGTCGCCCGGGCGCTCGCCTCGGACCCTGCGTTCATGCTGATGGACGAGCCCTTCAGTGCAGTTGACCCTGTAGTGCGCGCCCAGCTCCAGGAGGAGTTCCTTCGCCTTCAGCGCGAGATCGGCAAGACCATCATCATGGTCACCCACGACATCGATGAGGCCCTCAAGCTCGGGGACCAGGTTGCCGTCATGCGCGTGGGCGGCAAGCTGGCGCAAATGGCGTCCCCCTCCGAACTGCTGACCGCCCCCGCTGACGAGTTCGTGGCCGACTTCGTGGGCCGTGACCGTGGCTACCGCTCGCTCGGATTTACGAAAACAGCCGGCACTGTGGCCATTGGCGAGGAAGCTGTAGTTCAGCTCGGTGCTTCCGCGGATGAAGCCCGCGCCAAGGCGCTGGGTGCTTGGGTGTTGGTGGTCGACGGCGGCCGGAAGCCTCTCGGTTGGGCCCAGCCGCAGCTTCTCAACGGTGAGGTGAAGCGGGAGAACCTGAATCTGAGCGGGATCCCGGCAGCAGCATCGGGCACCATGCGTCAACTGCTGGATGCCGCCCTTTCCTCGCCGAGCCGCCGAGGCGTGGTTGTCAATGAGCATGGCGAACTGATCGGGACCGTCTCTGCAACAGACGTGGTCAAAGCCATCGAGGCCGAACCACACCTGGAGACGATCTGA
- a CDS encoding ABC transporter permease, whose translation MADTVDPQGGGIVNYLFDPAHWSGADGIPTLIAEHLLYSLIALAIAAIIAVPLGIYIGVTGKGVFMIAGLANALRALPSVGLLILLVLLISPAFPSRMGYVLPSLIVLVLLAVPPILTNTYAGVRAVDAAAVDAAKGMGFRTMKILTDVQLPCSLPLVLSGVRSALLQIISTATIAAYISLGGLGRLLIDGKAQNDYGQMVAGAVLVALLALFFDQLLAFITRRVVSPGLTRRTIKSAAVAEPVKTPVTV comes from the coding sequence GTGGCTGACACCGTGGACCCCCAAGGTGGTGGCATCGTGAACTACTTGTTCGACCCCGCACACTGGAGCGGCGCAGACGGCATCCCAACGTTGATCGCTGAGCACCTCCTGTACTCGCTTATTGCCTTGGCCATTGCGGCCATCATCGCGGTGCCCCTGGGTATCTACATTGGCGTGACAGGCAAGGGCGTGTTCATGATCGCCGGCCTTGCCAACGCCCTCCGGGCACTTCCAAGTGTGGGTCTGCTGATCCTGTTGGTCCTGCTCATTTCACCCGCCTTCCCCTCCCGCATGGGCTACGTACTTCCCAGCCTCATCGTGCTGGTATTGCTGGCAGTTCCGCCCATCCTGACCAACACCTATGCCGGCGTGCGCGCAGTGGATGCGGCCGCCGTCGACGCCGCAAAAGGCATGGGTTTCCGCACCATGAAGATCCTCACGGATGTCCAACTGCCGTGTTCCCTTCCGCTGGTTTTGTCCGGTGTCCGCAGCGCGCTGTTGCAGATCATCTCAACGGCGACCATCGCCGCGTACATTTCGCTTGGCGGCTTGGGTCGCCTCCTGATCGACGGCAAGGCCCAGAACGATTACGGCCAAATGGTGGCCGGCGCCGTCCTTGTCGCCCTGCTGGCACTGTTCTTCGACCAGCTTCTCGCTTTCATCACCCGCCGCGTTGTCTCACCCGGATTGACCCGGCGCACCATTAAGTCGGCCGCTGTGGCCGAACCCGTGAAGACCCCCGTCACGGTCTAA
- a CDS encoding MarR family winged helix-turn-helix transcriptional regulator yields MSPFDPRLLDLAQEFRESLRLGVYMFRRLDPEGDLTAAQLSLLSMTSDGGLRVGDIAKNLGIKVPSATEQIIKLERAGLVTRQQDPDDSRAVQVVITEAGASAVESANQRRNAMVAELLQDLSSEEIEHLAAALPVIAKLNSSFQN; encoded by the coding sequence ATGAGTCCTTTTGATCCCCGGTTGCTTGATCTAGCGCAGGAATTTCGCGAGTCACTACGACTCGGCGTGTACATGTTCCGCCGCCTCGATCCTGAAGGCGACCTTACCGCCGCGCAGCTCAGCCTGCTGTCCATGACCTCCGACGGCGGCCTTCGCGTGGGCGACATCGCCAAGAACCTGGGCATCAAAGTCCCCAGCGCCACCGAGCAAATCATCAAGCTCGAGCGCGCCGGCCTGGTCACCCGCCAGCAGGATCCGGACGATTCGCGAGCAGTCCAGGTGGTCATCACCGAAGCCGGGGCGTCCGCCGTCGAGTCTGCCAATCAGCGGCGCAACGCCATGGTGGCCGAACTGCTTCAGGACCTCAGCAGCGAGGAAATCGAGCACCTCGCCGCGGCATTGCCCGTGATCGCCAAGCTCAACAGCTCGTTCCAGAACTAA
- a CDS encoding ABC transporter permease produces MNFEWLGRQFDNIVFLLGWHVLLAVTPLILGLLIALPLGWWAHRSRRIYPLLVGVAGLLYTVPSLALFVLLPLVLGTKILDPLNIVAALTIYTVALLVRVVADALDSVPEDTVQAAKAMGYRGYQSLLKVELPVGVPVICAGLRVAAVSNVSLVSVAALLGIPQLGSLFTQGFQLRFYTPIIAGIVLCVVLAMILDGLIILINRWLTPWTPKVVAS; encoded by the coding sequence ATGAACTTCGAATGGCTGGGCCGCCAGTTCGACAACATCGTGTTCCTGCTCGGCTGGCATGTCCTGCTGGCCGTCACCCCGCTGATCCTGGGGCTTCTCATCGCGCTGCCTCTTGGCTGGTGGGCGCACCGCAGCCGGCGGATCTACCCGCTCTTGGTGGGTGTGGCCGGGTTGCTTTACACCGTTCCTTCCCTTGCGCTGTTTGTACTGCTCCCGCTGGTCCTGGGTACCAAGATCCTGGACCCGCTCAACATCGTGGCGGCACTGACCATCTACACCGTGGCACTGCTGGTTCGCGTAGTCGCCGATGCCCTCGATTCCGTTCCCGAAGACACCGTCCAGGCAGCCAAAGCCATGGGCTACCGGGGCTATCAGAGCCTCCTGAAGGTTGAACTTCCCGTGGGTGTCCCGGTGATTTGCGCAGGACTGCGCGTCGCCGCCGTCTCCAATGTCAGTCTCGTCTCCGTGGCTGCGCTGCTGGGCATTCCGCAACTCGGTTCGCTCTTCACGCAGGGCTTCCAGCTCCGTTTCTACACCCCGATCATCGCCGGCATTGTGCTGTGCGTGGTCCTGGCCATGATCCTGGACGGGCTGATCATCCTTATCAACCGGTGGCTGACACCGTGGACCCCCAAGGTGGTGGCATCGTGA
- a CDS encoding IclR family transcriptional regulator — protein sequence MARHGDVDHLKAGQAVAADSSTRTVERALALLSAVCTDGSISLSDAARVVDLSASTALRLLRTLEGSGFVTRDPGGNFRPGASVIQLGALALGQESLVSLCTPHMKRLVADTGESCYLSIPGAGDTGIYIAIVEGTRSVRHTSWVGRSIPLEGSAAGKVLTGGQNGRGYAIVRSGVEDDITAVAAPIVIGGRTVAALSIVVPSYRLDEAKAQTFGEELVKVADNLLVEPDGNHEVPQESMEKK from the coding sequence GTGGCAAGACATGGTGATGTAGACCACTTGAAAGCAGGTCAGGCAGTGGCAGCGGATTCTTCCACCCGAACAGTCGAGAGGGCATTGGCCCTCCTCAGTGCAGTCTGCACTGACGGCTCCATCAGCCTGAGTGACGCAGCGCGTGTGGTTGATCTGTCAGCCAGTACCGCGCTCCGCCTCCTCCGAACCCTCGAAGGCAGCGGATTCGTGACGCGGGATCCCGGGGGCAATTTCCGCCCGGGAGCAAGTGTCATTCAGTTGGGAGCGCTGGCTTTGGGGCAGGAGTCCCTGGTGTCGCTCTGCACGCCGCACATGAAGCGGCTTGTGGCTGATACGGGTGAATCCTGCTACTTGAGCATTCCCGGTGCTGGGGACACCGGAATCTACATCGCCATCGTCGAAGGTACCCGCTCTGTCCGGCATACCAGTTGGGTCGGCAGGAGCATCCCGCTGGAGGGCTCCGCCGCCGGCAAGGTGCTGACCGGCGGGCAGAACGGCCGCGGCTACGCCATTGTGCGGAGCGGCGTTGAAGACGACATCACGGCCGTCGCCGCACCCATTGTGATCGGCGGCCGAACAGTGGCAGCCCTCAGCATCGTGGTGCCCAGCTACCGCTTGGACGAGGCGAAGGCCCAGACATTTGGCGAGGAACTGGTGAAGGTTGCCGACAACCTCCTCGTGGAACCCGACGGAAACCATGAAGTGCCCCAGGAAAGCATGGAAAAGAAATGA
- a CDS encoding allantoate amidohydrolase: protein METVNQLLSSIQDVGRDAVRGGYSRAVFTTPELDLRQWFVEQAQHRGLDVETDRNGIMWAWWGKPQEGALVTGSHLDSVPGGGAFDGPLGVASALAAVDILKTRGFQPPRSLAVTVFPEEEGSRFGVACLGSRLLTGAIDADKALNLRDVNGDTFADVAGANGLDPRHMGPDPEAMARIGDFVELHVEQGKGLGQDGPAIAVGSSILGHGRWKISVSGQGNHAGTTLMADRADPMVAAAQIVLAVRETAARQPDARATVGRLTPVPGGTNVIASRVDLWLDARHPDDAVTAQLIEGIYRAAQDVAAAEGCTVTLTEESYSDTVHFDAGLSRRITDILPAAPVLATGAGHDAGVLAGYVPSAMVFVRNPSGISHSPEEYVADEDASAGAVALADVLEGLL from the coding sequence GTGGAAACCGTCAATCAACTCTTGTCCTCAATCCAGGATGTGGGCCGCGACGCGGTGCGCGGAGGATACTCAAGGGCCGTCTTCACGACGCCTGAACTGGACCTCAGGCAGTGGTTCGTTGAGCAAGCCCAACACCGCGGCCTCGACGTCGAGACGGACCGCAACGGGATAATGTGGGCCTGGTGGGGCAAACCCCAAGAGGGCGCACTCGTCACCGGGAGCCATCTCGATTCCGTGCCTGGTGGCGGCGCATTCGACGGACCTCTCGGTGTCGCCTCCGCGTTGGCCGCCGTCGATATCCTCAAAACCCGGGGATTCCAGCCTCCAAGGTCGCTCGCGGTCACCGTTTTTCCTGAGGAGGAAGGATCCCGCTTTGGCGTCGCCTGCCTGGGATCGCGACTCCTCACCGGTGCGATAGACGCCGACAAGGCCCTGAACCTGCGCGACGTCAACGGTGACACCTTCGCCGACGTCGCCGGCGCCAACGGCTTGGATCCCCGTCACATGGGCCCGGATCCGGAAGCCATGGCGCGTATCGGCGACTTCGTCGAACTCCACGTTGAACAGGGAAAGGGCCTGGGGCAGGATGGCCCCGCCATCGCCGTCGGGAGTTCAATCCTGGGGCACGGGCGCTGGAAAATCAGTGTCAGCGGCCAGGGAAACCATGCCGGCACCACGCTCATGGCGGACCGCGCCGACCCGATGGTCGCGGCCGCGCAGATCGTCCTCGCCGTTCGCGAAACGGCGGCCAGGCAGCCGGACGCCCGAGCCACCGTAGGCCGACTGACGCCGGTTCCGGGCGGAACCAACGTCATCGCTTCGCGCGTCGATCTTTGGCTGGACGCCCGTCATCCCGACGACGCCGTGACAGCTCAACTCATCGAGGGAATCTACCGTGCAGCCCAGGATGTCGCAGCCGCAGAGGGTTGCACCGTAACCCTCACGGAAGAGTCGTACAGCGACACTGTCCACTTTGATGCCGGCCTAAGCCGTCGTATCACCGACATACTGCCAGCTGCTCCCGTCCTGGCAACCGGCGCGGGGCATGACGCTGGTGTACTGGCCGGCTACGTTCCCTCCGCCATGGTTTTTGTCCGCAACCCCAGCGGCATTTCGCACTCACCGGAGGAATACGTGGCCGATGAGGACGCCTCAGCCGGTGCCGTTGCGCTAGCTGATGTTTTGGAGGGACTTCTGTGA